The following proteins are co-located in the Carassius carassius chromosome 39, fCarCar2.1, whole genome shotgun sequence genome:
- the LOC132121583 gene encoding nebulin-related-anchoring protein-like isoform X1, producing MNVQKCARCGFVLYPAEKINLIGQNWHKACFHCEVCKMILTANNFVSHQKRPYCQVHNPKNNTFTSVYETPVNINAKKQSEAVSENRYREEGERFMSTFHYDMRSKEIEQARKASQLVSQQQGYQTEFVGQQSIYSGSVTSQDIVRVTQAQKTISDVEYKRGHETRVTQFTSVADTPEMLHAKTGVSLASDVKYTEEYEQGKGKGSFPAMITPGYEMAKKANTLASNLEYKKGHEERMSKYTTVTDAPDVLLAKHQGKIVSDYVYNEEYEQQRGKGSFPAHFTPGYQVAKKAGEMASKVKYQQKYEQEIKGTTSTDAGSAEFALAKENAQHFSQHAYTEEYEQQKGKGSFPAMITPGYQMAKKAHDIASDLKYKKDFNKMKGSSAYNTLNTDDNLSLNSASKINKLVSGVEYKKDHETTKGHSMNYCETPQFKNVSKIAKYTSDNKYKENYTSHMKGHYEDSGIDKKTMHAMNVRKLASDIAYKSEYEQEKHVQSEYNYPATITPSYQSQKKLEPLKDKNYRQHIDKLKFRQVTDTPEIVQARINAHQLSNLNYKANYEKTKMQYTLSQDTPELKKAKANTELSSDIKYKENWEKIKSKGCDIGLDTLTLKATKASQDLASDIKYKEAFTKNKDKAIGMGVSDSKTLHSLQASKLSSEVAYKKNSKETQSKCHQSLDMVNLSHAKKAQALASDLEYRKKLHDYTIPPDDMKVQQAKKAYQLQSDNQYRSDLNWMKGVGWEVDGCLDVEQAKKAGEQFSEKKYRQKADSVKFTQVADTPSIIHAKKSQEQQSGLAYKADTEQTMHQYTISKDEPLFKQAKANAELLSEKAYKSRWEEQREKGFELGLDSLSILAAKTTRDLASDVKYKQEYELTKGKMIGVKTVSDDSQMAHSAKATKLQSDLNYKKEYEDAKTKYSTSLDMLTLTHAKKAQELATEKNYKTFLHKYTLLPTDMQVEWAKKAYGQQSDKKYRSDLNWMKGLGWETTGSLDVQQARKATDLASEKKYRQDVSALKFTSIEDTPEMVQAKISSKLILDRLYRKKGESEMHKYTLIGDIPQHVQAKLNAMNLSESCYKKSWRKIRDGGYKLRLDAIPFQAAKSSAEILSGQKYKAQFEKTKGKMIGLKGLQDDINIAHSVHATDIQSDLKYRKDSSKVHSQFHLPMDMLEVLHAKKAQSLVSDQDYRLTLHKYTTLPDDLKVQAAKRAYKLQSEKIYRSDLNYLRGAAWIATGALQIEGSKRATDLISEKNYRQQPYSFKHTSVTDSQDIVHAKSSNKITNERLYKEKGENFRHNYTMTAERPEITQAKINAANFSDVKYKESWHALRALGYKLTMKDIPFQAAKASTSIASDVQYKHSHVLEKGKHIGARSVQEDSHLTHCLEMGRLQSDQHYRKDAASFSGQYQMPLDMMNLVHAKKAQALASDQDYKTHIHSYTVLPDDIKVQWAKKAYDLQSQNVYKSDLNFMKGVAWDSVGAPQMESAKKAGELISDKKYRQHPDSLKFTQVADSPDIIHAKNSYMHCSERMYKSGDSDSMHKCTLPFDHPDFIRAKINAQQISDKVYKKSGEQVKSAGYDLRLDAIPFQTAKASREIASDFHYKEAYVKGKGQQVGLLSVEDDPKIRHSLAVGKLQSNNEYKKQFQETCSQFKIHGDQPEFLHAKKSQAQLSNLNYRQHLHDYTCDPNQLNVKHAKQAYQLQSDVNYKSDLNWIKGVGWTPPGSHKAEMARRAAELGLAEGVTTDEAIAKYQQLMMLQRQQEFQEQQQSTTEQTDTTKEFQQPGVNPDATEILHVKRKKTIHTAFKQAKTTKSITSQSVASHSTTSQSITNQSTKKKSIMSQSHADESTASQMSENRAVTDQVAAKSGTM from the exons ATGAATGTTCAAAAGTGTGCCAGGTGTGGGTTTGTGTTGTACCCAGCGGAGAAGATCAATCTTATTGGTCAG aaTTGGCACAAAGCATGTTTTCACTGTGAGGTCTGTAAAATGATACTGACTGCCAATAATTTTGTTAGCCATCAGAAAAGGCCATACTGCCAAGT GCATAATCCAAAGAACAACACATTCACAAGTGTTTATGAGACCCCTGTCAACATCAATGCCAAGAAGCAATCTGAGGCGGTCAGTGAG AATAGATATAGAGAAGAAGGGGAGCGTTTCATGTCTACTTTCCACTATGACATGAGATCAAAGGAAATCGAGCAAGCTCGTAAGGCCAGCCAGCTTGTCAGTCAG CAGCAAGGCTACCAAACTGAATTTGTAGGCCAACAATCAATTTACTCGGGCAGCGTTACCAGCCAGGACATTGTTCGTGTGACCCAGGCACAGAAGACCATTAGTGAC GTGGAATATAAACGAGGCCATGAAACTCGTGTGACGCAGTTTACCTCTGTAGCCGACACACCTGAGATGTTACATGCCAAGACTGGAGTCTCACTGGCCAGTGAT GTGAAATACACAGAAGAATATGAGCAGGGTAAAGGAAAGGGTAGTTTCCCAGCTATGATCACGCCAGGATATGAAATGGCAAAGAAAGCCAATACACTGGCTAGCAAT TTGGAGTATAAAAAAGGCCACGAAGAACGAATGTCAAAGTATACCACTGTGACGGATGCTCCTGATGTACTTCTAGCTAAACATCAAGGGAAGATTGTCAGTGAT TATGTCTACAATGAGGAATATGAACAGCAGAGGGGCAAAGGCAGTTTTCCTGCCCACTTCACTCCTGGATACCAGGTGGCCAAAAAAGCAGGCGAGATGGCCAGCAAA GTGAAATATCAACAGAAATATGAGCAAGAGATTAAGGGCACGACCAGCACTGATGCCGGTTCTGCAGAGTTTGCATTGGCCAAAGAGAATGCACAACACTTCAGTCAG CATGCCTATACTGAGGAATATGAACAGCAAAAGGGCAAGGGCAGCTTCCCCGCTATGATTACCCCTGGATACCAGATGGCCAAGAAAGCCCATGACATTGCCAGTGAT CTGAAATATAAGAAGGATTTCAACAAGATGAAGGGATCTTCTGCATATAACACTCTAAACACTGACGACAACTTGTCTCTAAACAGTGCAAGCAAAATCAACAAGCTTGTGAGCGGG GTTGAATACAAGAAGGACCATGAAACCACCAAAGGCCACAGCATGAACTACTGTGAGACGCCACAGTTCAAGAATGTGTCAAAGATTGCCAAGTATACCAGTGAT AATAAATACAAGGAGAATTACACCAGTCACATGAAGGGGCACTATGAGGACAGTGGCATCGACAAGAAGACCATGCATGCCATGAATGTCAGAAAGCTTGCCAGTGAT ATTGCCTACAAATCAGAATATGAGCAGGAGAAGCATGTGCAGAGTGAGTACAACTATCCAGCCACCATCACTCCATCCTATCAGTCACAGAAGAAACTGGAGCCACTCAAAGAT AAAAACTACAGACAGCATATCGACAAGCTGAAATTCAGACAGGTTACAGACACCCCTGAAATTGTGCAAGCCAGAATCAATGCCCATCAGCTCAGCAAT CTGAACTACAAAGCCAACTATGAGAAGACAAAGATGCAGTACACATTATCTCAAGATACACCAGAACTTAAAAAGGCCAAAGCCAATACAGAACTCTCCAGTGAT ATCAAATACAAAGAGAACTGGGAGAAGATCAAATCCAAAGGATGTGACATCGGCCTAGACACACTGACACTCAAAGCTACCAAAGCCTCTCAAGACCTGGCTAGTGAT ATCAAGTATAAGGAAGCATTTACAAAGAACAAAGACAAAGCCATTGGAATGGGTGTAAGTGACTCAAAAACACTGCACTCCCTTCAGGCATCCAAGCTTAGCAGTGAG GTTGCTTATAAAAAGAATTCTAAGGAGACTCAATCCAAGTGCCACCAATCTCTGGACATGGTGAATCTGAGTCATGCTAAGAAGGCTCAGGCCCTGGCCAGTGATTTGGAATACAGGAAGAAGTTACACGATTATACCATCCCGCCTGACGACATGAAAGTGCAGCAAGCTAAGAAAGCCTACCAACTGCAGAGTGAT AATCAGTACCGATCAGACTTGAACTGGATGAAAGGAGTCGGATGGGAGGTTGATGGCTGCCTGGATGTAGAACAAGCCAAGAAAGCAGGAGAACAATTCAGTGAG AAAAAGTATCGCCAGAAGGCAGACAGTGTGAAATTCACACAAGTGGCTGACACTCCTTCCATCATACATGCTAAGAAGAGCCAGGAGCAGCAAAGTGGG CTGGCATACAAAGCGGACACTGAACAGACAATGCACCAGTACACTATAAGCAAAGATGAGCCTCTCTTCAAGCAAGCCAAAGCTAATGCAGAGCTTCTCAGTGAG AAAGCATATAAGAGTAGATGGGAGGAGCAGAGGGAGAAAGGTTTTGAACTAGGCTTGGACTCACTTTCAATTCTTGCCGCCAAAACAACAAGGGATCTTGCCAGTGAT GTGAAGTACAAGCAAGAATATGAGTTGACAAAAGGGAAGATGATTGGCGTGAAAACTGTGTCAGATGATTCTCAGATGGCCCATTCAGCCAAGGCCACCAAACTCCAGAGTGACCTCAACTACAAGAAAGAGTATGAGgacgccaagaccaaatacagtACCTCACTTGATATGCTGACCCTCACCCATGCCAAGAAAGCCCAGGAACTGGCCACTGAAAAAAACTACAAAACTTTTTTACACAAGTACACACTCTTGCCAACTGATATGCAGGTGGAATGGGCCAAGAAAGCCTATGGCCAACAGAGTGAT AAAAAGTATCGCTCTGACCTAAATTGGATGAAAGGGTTGGGATGGGAGACCACCGGATCCCTTGATGTCCAGCAGGCCAGAAAAGCTACAGATTTAGCCAGCGAG AAAAAATACAGACAGGATGTGAGTGCTCTTAAGTTCACCAGCATTGAGGATACACCAGAGATGGTCCAGGCCAAAATCAGCAGCAAACTGATTCTTGAT AGATTATACAGAAAGAAAGGAGAGAGCGAAATGCACAAGTACACACTGATTGGAGATATTCCACAGCATGTGCAGGCAAAGCTCAATGCCATGAACCTCAGTGAG TCATGCTACAAAAAGTCCTGGAGAAAGATCAGAGATGGTGGCTACAAATTGCGCTTGGATGCTATTCCATTCCAAGCAGCCAAATCATCTGCAGAAATCCTCAGTGGT CAAAAATACAAGGCACAGTTTGAGAAGACAAAAGGGAAGATGATTGGGCTAAAGGGACTACAGGATGATATAAACATTGCTCACTCTGTGCATGCCACAGATATACAGAGTGAT CTCAAATACAGAAAGGACTCTTCTAAGGTGCATTCTCAGTTCCATCTACCAATGGATATGTTGGAGGTGCTCCACGCTAAGAAGGCTCAGTCTCTGGTCAGCGATCAGGACTACAGACTTACATTGCACAAGTATACAACATTGCCTGACGACCTCAAAGTGCAGGCTGCCAAGAGAGCATATAAACTGCAGAGTGAG AAAATCTACCGCTCTGATCTGAACTACCTTCGTGGTGCAGCCTGGATTGCCACTGGTGCCCTACAGATTGAGGGATCCAAACGGGCCACAGATCTAATTAGTGAG AAAAACTATCGCCAGCAGCCCTATTCATTTAAACACACATCTGTCACGGATTCTCAGGATATTGTGCATGCTAAAAGCAGTAACAAGATCACTAATGAG CGCTTGTACAAAGAAAAGGGAGAGAACTTTAGGCACAACTACACCATGACTGCAGAGAGACCTGAAATCACCCAGGCCAAGATTAACGCTGCTAACTTCAGTGAT gTTAAATACAAGGAGTCATGGCATGCACTCAGAGCTCTGGGTTATAAACTCACCATGAAGGATATCCCCTTCCAGGCCGCCAAAGCCTCCACCAGCATTGCTAGTGAT GTCCAGTACAAGCATAGCCATGTATTGGAGAAGGGCAAGCATATCGGAGCTCGCAGTGTTCAGGAAGACTCGCATCTAACGCACTGCTTAGAGATGGGTCGCCTGCAGAGCGACCAGCATTATCGCAAAGACGCTGCATCTTTTAGTGGCCAGTACCAGATGCCTCTAGACATGATGAACCTGGTTCATGCCAAGAAAGCCCAGGCCTTAGCCAGTGACCAGGATTACAAGACTCACATACACTCTTACACAGTCCTACCTGATGACATAAAGGTGCAGTGGGCCAAAAAGGCGTATGACCTGCAGAGCCAG AATGTATACAAATCAGATCTGAACTTCATGAAGGGAGTGGCCTGGGACTCAGTAGGTGCACCCCAGATGGAGTCTGCAAAGAAAGCTGGAGAGCTCATTAGTGAT AAGAAGTATCGTCAACATCCTGACAGTCTGAAATTCACTCAAGTTGCTGATTCACCTGATATCATTCACGCAAAGAACAGCTACATGCACTGTAGTGAG AGGATGTATAAGTCTGGAGACTCTGACTCTATGCACAAATGCACATTACCCTTTGATCATCCTGATTTCATCAGAGCAAAGATCAACGCTCAGCAAATAAGCGAT AAAGTGTACAAAAAATCAGGTGAGCAGGTAAAGTCTGCAGGTTACGACCTCAGGTTAGATGCCATTCCCTTCCAGACAGCCAAGGCCTCCAGAGAAATCGCCAGTGAT TTCCACTACAAGGAGGCATATGTCAAAGGGAAAGGCCAGCAGGTGGGCCTCCTCAGCGTTGAGGATGACCCCAAGATCAGACACTCACTGGCTGTAGGGAAGCTCCAGAGTAACAACGAGTACAAGAAGCAGTTCCAGGAGACATGCTCTCAGTTTAAGATCCATGGCGACCAGCCTGAGTTCCTGCATGCTAAGAAGAGCCAGGCTCAGCTCAGCAACCTCAACTATCGCCAGCATCTACATGACTACACCTGTGATCCTAATCAGCTCAATGTCAAACACGCTAAACAAGCCTATCAGCTGCAGAGTGAT GTGAACTACAAATCAGATCTGAACTGGATTAAAGGTGTGGGCTGGACCCCACCGGGCTCTCATAAGGCAGAAATGGCCCGCCGTGCAGCAGAACTTGGGCTTGCTGAAGGAGTAACCACTGATGAGGCTATCGCCAAGTATCAACAGCTAATG ATGCTCCAGAGACAGCAGGAGTTCCAGGAGCAACAGCAATCCACTACAGAGCAGACGGACACCACAAAGGAGTTCCAGCAGCCAGGAGTCAATCCTGATGCGACGGAGATCCTCCACGTCAAGAGGAAGAAGACTATTCACACCGCATTCAAGCAGGCCAAGACCACAAAATCCATCACGTCACAGTCTGTTGCTTCCCACTCAACCACAAGTCAGTCTATCACCAATCAGTCCACCAAGAAGAAATCCATTATGAGCCAGTCTCATGCTGATGAATCCACCGCAAGTCAGATGAGTGAAAACCGGGCCGTCACAGATCAAGTTGCTGCAAAGTCAGGAACAATGTAA
- the LOC132121583 gene encoding nebulin-related-anchoring protein-like isoform X2 → MNVQKCARCGFVLYPAEKINLIGQNWHKACFHCEVCKMILTANNFVSHQKRPYCQVHNPKNNTFTSVYETPVNINAKKQSEAVSENRYREEGERFMSTFHYDMRSKEIEQARKASQLVSQQGYQTEFVGQQSIYSGSVTSQDIVRVTQAQKTISDVEYKRGHETRVTQFTSVADTPEMLHAKTGVSLASDVKYTEEYEQGKGKGSFPAMITPGYEMAKKANTLASNLEYKKGHEERMSKYTTVTDAPDVLLAKHQGKIVSDYVYNEEYEQQRGKGSFPAHFTPGYQVAKKAGEMASKVKYQQKYEQEIKGTTSTDAGSAEFALAKENAQHFSQHAYTEEYEQQKGKGSFPAMITPGYQMAKKAHDIASDLKYKKDFNKMKGSSAYNTLNTDDNLSLNSASKINKLVSGVEYKKDHETTKGHSMNYCETPQFKNVSKIAKYTSDNKYKENYTSHMKGHYEDSGIDKKTMHAMNVRKLASDIAYKSEYEQEKHVQSEYNYPATITPSYQSQKKLEPLKDKNYRQHIDKLKFRQVTDTPEIVQARINAHQLSNLNYKANYEKTKMQYTLSQDTPELKKAKANTELSSDIKYKENWEKIKSKGCDIGLDTLTLKATKASQDLASDIKYKEAFTKNKDKAIGMGVSDSKTLHSLQASKLSSEVAYKKNSKETQSKCHQSLDMVNLSHAKKAQALASDLEYRKKLHDYTIPPDDMKVQQAKKAYQLQSDNQYRSDLNWMKGVGWEVDGCLDVEQAKKAGEQFSEKKYRQKADSVKFTQVADTPSIIHAKKSQEQQSGLAYKADTEQTMHQYTISKDEPLFKQAKANAELLSEKAYKSRWEEQREKGFELGLDSLSILAAKTTRDLASDVKYKQEYELTKGKMIGVKTVSDDSQMAHSAKATKLQSDLNYKKEYEDAKTKYSTSLDMLTLTHAKKAQELATEKNYKTFLHKYTLLPTDMQVEWAKKAYGQQSDKKYRSDLNWMKGLGWETTGSLDVQQARKATDLASEKKYRQDVSALKFTSIEDTPEMVQAKISSKLILDRLYRKKGESEMHKYTLIGDIPQHVQAKLNAMNLSESCYKKSWRKIRDGGYKLRLDAIPFQAAKSSAEILSGQKYKAQFEKTKGKMIGLKGLQDDINIAHSVHATDIQSDLKYRKDSSKVHSQFHLPMDMLEVLHAKKAQSLVSDQDYRLTLHKYTTLPDDLKVQAAKRAYKLQSEKIYRSDLNYLRGAAWIATGALQIEGSKRATDLISEKNYRQQPYSFKHTSVTDSQDIVHAKSSNKITNERLYKEKGENFRHNYTMTAERPEITQAKINAANFSDVKYKESWHALRALGYKLTMKDIPFQAAKASTSIASDVQYKHSHVLEKGKHIGARSVQEDSHLTHCLEMGRLQSDQHYRKDAASFSGQYQMPLDMMNLVHAKKAQALASDQDYKTHIHSYTVLPDDIKVQWAKKAYDLQSQNVYKSDLNFMKGVAWDSVGAPQMESAKKAGELISDKKYRQHPDSLKFTQVADSPDIIHAKNSYMHCSERMYKSGDSDSMHKCTLPFDHPDFIRAKINAQQISDKVYKKSGEQVKSAGYDLRLDAIPFQTAKASREIASDFHYKEAYVKGKGQQVGLLSVEDDPKIRHSLAVGKLQSNNEYKKQFQETCSQFKIHGDQPEFLHAKKSQAQLSNLNYRQHLHDYTCDPNQLNVKHAKQAYQLQSDVNYKSDLNWIKGVGWTPPGSHKAEMARRAAELGLAEGVTTDEAIAKYQQLMMLQRQQEFQEQQQSTTEQTDTTKEFQQPGVNPDATEILHVKRKKTIHTAFKQAKTTKSITSQSVASHSTTSQSITNQSTKKKSIMSQSHADESTASQMSENRAVTDQVAAKSGTM, encoded by the exons ATGAATGTTCAAAAGTGTGCCAGGTGTGGGTTTGTGTTGTACCCAGCGGAGAAGATCAATCTTATTGGTCAG aaTTGGCACAAAGCATGTTTTCACTGTGAGGTCTGTAAAATGATACTGACTGCCAATAATTTTGTTAGCCATCAGAAAAGGCCATACTGCCAAGT GCATAATCCAAAGAACAACACATTCACAAGTGTTTATGAGACCCCTGTCAACATCAATGCCAAGAAGCAATCTGAGGCGGTCAGTGAG AATAGATATAGAGAAGAAGGGGAGCGTTTCATGTCTACTTTCCACTATGACATGAGATCAAAGGAAATCGAGCAAGCTCGTAAGGCCAGCCAGCTTGTCAGTCAG CAAGGCTACCAAACTGAATTTGTAGGCCAACAATCAATTTACTCGGGCAGCGTTACCAGCCAGGACATTGTTCGTGTGACCCAGGCACAGAAGACCATTAGTGAC GTGGAATATAAACGAGGCCATGAAACTCGTGTGACGCAGTTTACCTCTGTAGCCGACACACCTGAGATGTTACATGCCAAGACTGGAGTCTCACTGGCCAGTGAT GTGAAATACACAGAAGAATATGAGCAGGGTAAAGGAAAGGGTAGTTTCCCAGCTATGATCACGCCAGGATATGAAATGGCAAAGAAAGCCAATACACTGGCTAGCAAT TTGGAGTATAAAAAAGGCCACGAAGAACGAATGTCAAAGTATACCACTGTGACGGATGCTCCTGATGTACTTCTAGCTAAACATCAAGGGAAGATTGTCAGTGAT TATGTCTACAATGAGGAATATGAACAGCAGAGGGGCAAAGGCAGTTTTCCTGCCCACTTCACTCCTGGATACCAGGTGGCCAAAAAAGCAGGCGAGATGGCCAGCAAA GTGAAATATCAACAGAAATATGAGCAAGAGATTAAGGGCACGACCAGCACTGATGCCGGTTCTGCAGAGTTTGCATTGGCCAAAGAGAATGCACAACACTTCAGTCAG CATGCCTATACTGAGGAATATGAACAGCAAAAGGGCAAGGGCAGCTTCCCCGCTATGATTACCCCTGGATACCAGATGGCCAAGAAAGCCCATGACATTGCCAGTGAT CTGAAATATAAGAAGGATTTCAACAAGATGAAGGGATCTTCTGCATATAACACTCTAAACACTGACGACAACTTGTCTCTAAACAGTGCAAGCAAAATCAACAAGCTTGTGAGCGGG GTTGAATACAAGAAGGACCATGAAACCACCAAAGGCCACAGCATGAACTACTGTGAGACGCCACAGTTCAAGAATGTGTCAAAGATTGCCAAGTATACCAGTGAT AATAAATACAAGGAGAATTACACCAGTCACATGAAGGGGCACTATGAGGACAGTGGCATCGACAAGAAGACCATGCATGCCATGAATGTCAGAAAGCTTGCCAGTGAT ATTGCCTACAAATCAGAATATGAGCAGGAGAAGCATGTGCAGAGTGAGTACAACTATCCAGCCACCATCACTCCATCCTATCAGTCACAGAAGAAACTGGAGCCACTCAAAGAT AAAAACTACAGACAGCATATCGACAAGCTGAAATTCAGACAGGTTACAGACACCCCTGAAATTGTGCAAGCCAGAATCAATGCCCATCAGCTCAGCAAT CTGAACTACAAAGCCAACTATGAGAAGACAAAGATGCAGTACACATTATCTCAAGATACACCAGAACTTAAAAAGGCCAAAGCCAATACAGAACTCTCCAGTGAT ATCAAATACAAAGAGAACTGGGAGAAGATCAAATCCAAAGGATGTGACATCGGCCTAGACACACTGACACTCAAAGCTACCAAAGCCTCTCAAGACCTGGCTAGTGAT ATCAAGTATAAGGAAGCATTTACAAAGAACAAAGACAAAGCCATTGGAATGGGTGTAAGTGACTCAAAAACACTGCACTCCCTTCAGGCATCCAAGCTTAGCAGTGAG GTTGCTTATAAAAAGAATTCTAAGGAGACTCAATCCAAGTGCCACCAATCTCTGGACATGGTGAATCTGAGTCATGCTAAGAAGGCTCAGGCCCTGGCCAGTGATTTGGAATACAGGAAGAAGTTACACGATTATACCATCCCGCCTGACGACATGAAAGTGCAGCAAGCTAAGAAAGCCTACCAACTGCAGAGTGAT AATCAGTACCGATCAGACTTGAACTGGATGAAAGGAGTCGGATGGGAGGTTGATGGCTGCCTGGATGTAGAACAAGCCAAGAAAGCAGGAGAACAATTCAGTGAG AAAAAGTATCGCCAGAAGGCAGACAGTGTGAAATTCACACAAGTGGCTGACACTCCTTCCATCATACATGCTAAGAAGAGCCAGGAGCAGCAAAGTGGG CTGGCATACAAAGCGGACACTGAACAGACAATGCACCAGTACACTATAAGCAAAGATGAGCCTCTCTTCAAGCAAGCCAAAGCTAATGCAGAGCTTCTCAGTGAG AAAGCATATAAGAGTAGATGGGAGGAGCAGAGGGAGAAAGGTTTTGAACTAGGCTTGGACTCACTTTCAATTCTTGCCGCCAAAACAACAAGGGATCTTGCCAGTGAT GTGAAGTACAAGCAAGAATATGAGTTGACAAAAGGGAAGATGATTGGCGTGAAAACTGTGTCAGATGATTCTCAGATGGCCCATTCAGCCAAGGCCACCAAACTCCAGAGTGACCTCAACTACAAGAAAGAGTATGAGgacgccaagaccaaatacagtACCTCACTTGATATGCTGACCCTCACCCATGCCAAGAAAGCCCAGGAACTGGCCACTGAAAAAAACTACAAAACTTTTTTACACAAGTACACACTCTTGCCAACTGATATGCAGGTGGAATGGGCCAAGAAAGCCTATGGCCAACAGAGTGAT AAAAAGTATCGCTCTGACCTAAATTGGATGAAAGGGTTGGGATGGGAGACCACCGGATCCCTTGATGTCCAGCAGGCCAGAAAAGCTACAGATTTAGCCAGCGAG AAAAAATACAGACAGGATGTGAGTGCTCTTAAGTTCACCAGCATTGAGGATACACCAGAGATGGTCCAGGCCAAAATCAGCAGCAAACTGATTCTTGAT AGATTATACAGAAAGAAAGGAGAGAGCGAAATGCACAAGTACACACTGATTGGAGATATTCCACAGCATGTGCAGGCAAAGCTCAATGCCATGAACCTCAGTGAG TCATGCTACAAAAAGTCCTGGAGAAAGATCAGAGATGGTGGCTACAAATTGCGCTTGGATGCTATTCCATTCCAAGCAGCCAAATCATCTGCAGAAATCCTCAGTGGT CAAAAATACAAGGCACAGTTTGAGAAGACAAAAGGGAAGATGATTGGGCTAAAGGGACTACAGGATGATATAAACATTGCTCACTCTGTGCATGCCACAGATATACAGAGTGAT CTCAAATACAGAAAGGACTCTTCTAAGGTGCATTCTCAGTTCCATCTACCAATGGATATGTTGGAGGTGCTCCACGCTAAGAAGGCTCAGTCTCTGGTCAGCGATCAGGACTACAGACTTACATTGCACAAGTATACAACATTGCCTGACGACCTCAAAGTGCAGGCTGCCAAGAGAGCATATAAACTGCAGAGTGAG AAAATCTACCGCTCTGATCTGAACTACCTTCGTGGTGCAGCCTGGATTGCCACTGGTGCCCTACAGATTGAGGGATCCAAACGGGCCACAGATCTAATTAGTGAG AAAAACTATCGCCAGCAGCCCTATTCATTTAAACACACATCTGTCACGGATTCTCAGGATATTGTGCATGCTAAAAGCAGTAACAAGATCACTAATGAG CGCTTGTACAAAGAAAAGGGAGAGAACTTTAGGCACAACTACACCATGACTGCAGAGAGACCTGAAATCACCCAGGCCAAGATTAACGCTGCTAACTTCAGTGAT gTTAAATACAAGGAGTCATGGCATGCACTCAGAGCTCTGGGTTATAAACTCACCATGAAGGATATCCCCTTCCAGGCCGCCAAAGCCTCCACCAGCATTGCTAGTGAT GTCCAGTACAAGCATAGCCATGTATTGGAGAAGGGCAAGCATATCGGAGCTCGCAGTGTTCAGGAAGACTCGCATCTAACGCACTGCTTAGAGATGGGTCGCCTGCAGAGCGACCAGCATTATCGCAAAGACGCTGCATCTTTTAGTGGCCAGTACCAGATGCCTCTAGACATGATGAACCTGGTTCATGCCAAGAAAGCCCAGGCCTTAGCCAGTGACCAGGATTACAAGACTCACATACACTCTTACACAGTCCTACCTGATGACATAAAGGTGCAGTGGGCCAAAAAGGCGTATGACCTGCAGAGCCAG AATGTATACAAATCAGATCTGAACTTCATGAAGGGAGTGGCCTGGGACTCAGTAGGTGCACCCCAGATGGAGTCTGCAAAGAAAGCTGGAGAGCTCATTAGTGAT AAGAAGTATCGTCAACATCCTGACAGTCTGAAATTCACTCAAGTTGCTGATTCACCTGATATCATTCACGCAAAGAACAGCTACATGCACTGTAGTGAG AGGATGTATAAGTCTGGAGACTCTGACTCTATGCACAAATGCACATTACCCTTTGATCATCCTGATTTCATCAGAGCAAAGATCAACGCTCAGCAAATAAGCGAT AAAGTGTACAAAAAATCAGGTGAGCAGGTAAAGTCTGCAGGTTACGACCTCAGGTTAGATGCCATTCCCTTCCAGACAGCCAAGGCCTCCAGAGAAATCGCCAGTGAT TTCCACTACAAGGAGGCATATGTCAAAGGGAAAGGCCAGCAGGTGGGCCTCCTCAGCGTTGAGGATGACCCCAAGATCAGACACTCACTGGCTGTAGGGAAGCTCCAGAGTAACAACGAGTACAAGAAGCAGTTCCAGGAGACATGCTCTCAGTTTAAGATCCATGGCGACCAGCCTGAGTTCCTGCATGCTAAGAAGAGCCAGGCTCAGCTCAGCAACCTCAACTATCGCCAGCATCTACATGACTACACCTGTGATCCTAATCAGCTCAATGTCAAACACGCTAAACAAGCCTATCAGCTGCAGAGTGAT GTGAACTACAAATCAGATCTGAACTGGATTAAAGGTGTGGGCTGGACCCCACCGGGCTCTCATAAGGCAGAAATGGCCCGCCGTGCAGCAGAACTTGGGCTTGCTGAAGGAGTAACCACTGATGAGGCTATCGCCAAGTATCAACAGCTAATG ATGCTCCAGAGACAGCAGGAGTTCCAGGAGCAACAGCAATCCACTACAGAGCAGACGGACACCACAAAGGAGTTCCAGCAGCCAGGAGTCAATCCTGATGCGACGGAGATCCTCCACGTCAAGAGGAAGAAGACTATTCACACCGCATTCAAGCAGGCCAAGACCACAAAATCCATCACGTCACAGTCTGTTGCTTCCCACTCAACCACAAGTCAGTCTATCACCAATCAGTCCACCAAGAAGAAATCCATTATGAGCCAGTCTCATGCTGATGAATCCACCGCAAGTCAGATGAGTGAAAACCGGGCCGTCACAGATCAAGTTGCTGCAAAGTCAGGAACAATGTAA